One stretch of Sardina pilchardus chromosome 17, fSarPil1.1, whole genome shotgun sequence DNA includes these proteins:
- the klhdc10 gene encoding kelch domain-containing protein 10 isoform X2, whose protein sequence is MSAEEGAHSPDQLNKFVKLSGRPSLRVAGSKKRVRWLQARRILTQPCPSLRIPNRFLREGHRAPPARSGHRCVADQSNLYVFGGYNPDYDESGGSENDDYPLFRELWRYHFATGTWQQIHTEGYMPTELASMSAVLHGNNLLVFGGTGIPFGENNGNDVHVCNVKYKRWSLLNCRGKKPNRIYGQAMVIINGFLYVFGGTTGYIYSTDLHRLDLTTREWIHLKPNNPPDDLPEERYRHEIAHDGQRIYILGGGTSWTSYPLDKIHAYNLETNSWEEIVTKPQERIGYPAPRRCHSCVQIKSDVFICGGYNGETIQDDLWKISLQTFQWTKLPAMMPEPAYFHCAAVTPAGCMYIHGGVVNIYENRRTGSLFKIWLVVPSLLELCWERLLKAFPHLPHLSTMQLLNLGLTQELIERLK, encoded by the exons ATGTCGGCCGAGGAAGGTGCTCACAGTCCGGACCAGCTGAATAAATTCGTGAAACTGTCAGGGAGGCCTTCTCTCAGAGTGGCAG GCTCTAAGAAGAGAGTCCGCTGGCTTCAGGCTCGACGCATCCTCACCCAACCTTGCCCCAGCCTGCGGATCCCTAACAGGTTTTTGAGAGAAG GCCACCGTGCCCCTCCCGCCCGAAGTGGCCACCGCTGCGTGGCAGACCAGAGCAACCTGTACGTCTTCGGTGGCTACAACCCGGACTACGACGAGTCGGGCGGCTCGGAGAACGATGACTACCCGCTCTTCCGTGAGCTGTGGAGGTACCACTTCGCCACGGGCACCTGGCAGCAGATCCACACCGAGGGCTACATGCCCACTGAGCTGGCCTCCATGTCCG CCGTCTTGCACGGAAACAACCTGTTGGTGTTCGGCGGCACAGGGATTCCATTTGGTGAAAACAACGGAAACGACGTTCACGTCTGCAACGTGAAGTACAAACGATGGTCGCTGCTAAACTGTAGGGGGAAGAAACCAAACCGAATCTATGGACAG GCGATGGTCATCATAAACGGCTTCCTGTACGTGTTTGGGGGAACGACGGGCTACATCTACAGCACAGACCTCCACCGGCTGGACCTGACGACCCGCGAGTGGATCCACCTCAAGCCCAACAACCCCCCCGACGATCTCCCTGAGGAGAG aTACAGGCATGAAATAGCACACGACGGACAGAGGATATACATCCTGGGAGGTGGAACCTCCTGGACTTCCTACCCTTTAGACAAA ATACATGCATACAACTTGGAGACTAACTCCTGGGAAGAAATCGTTACGAAACCTCAGGAAAGAATAG GTTATCCTGCTCCAAGGAGGTGTCACAGCTGTGTACAGATTAAGAGTG atgtgttcaTATGTGGGGGCTACAATGGCGAGACAATCCAGGACGACCTGTGGAAGATCAGCCTGCAGACATTCCAGTGGACCAAGCTCCCCGCCATGATGCCAGAGCCTGCGTACTTCCACTGTGCTGCGGTCACGCCG GCGGGTTGTATGTACATCCACGGTGGTGTGGTCAACATCTACGAGAACCGGCGAACCGGCTCGCTCTTCAAGATCTGGCTGGTGGTGCCCAGCCTGCTGGAGCTGTGCTGGGAGCGGCTGCTCAAGGCCTTCCCCCACCTGCCGCACCTGTCCACCATGCAGCTGCTCAACCTGGGCCTCACGCAAGAACTGATCGAGCGGCTGAAATGA
- the klhdc10 gene encoding kelch domain-containing protein 10 isoform X3, protein MSAEEGAHSPDQLNKFVKLSGRPSLRVAGHRAPPARSGHRCVADQSNLYVFGGYNPDYDESGGSENDDYPLFRELWRYHFATGTWQQIHTEGYMPTELASMSAVLHGNNLLVFGGTGIPFGENNGNDVHVCNVKYKRWSLLNCRGKKPNRIYGQAMVIINGFLYVFGGTTGYIYSTDLHRLDLTTREWIHLKPNNPPDDLPEERYRHEIAHDGQRIYILGGGTSWTSYPLDKIHAYNLETNSWEEIVTKPQERIGYPAPRRCHSCVQIKSDVFICGGYNGETIQDDLWKISLQTFQWTKLPAMMPEPAYFHCAAVTPAGCMYIHGGVVNIYENRRTGSLFKIWLVVPSLLELCWERLLKAFPHLPHLSTMQLLNLGLTQELIERLK, encoded by the exons ATGTCGGCCGAGGAAGGTGCTCACAGTCCGGACCAGCTGAATAAATTCGTGAAACTGTCAGGGAGGCCTTCTCTCAGAGTGGCAG GCCACCGTGCCCCTCCCGCCCGAAGTGGCCACCGCTGCGTGGCAGACCAGAGCAACCTGTACGTCTTCGGTGGCTACAACCCGGACTACGACGAGTCGGGCGGCTCGGAGAACGATGACTACCCGCTCTTCCGTGAGCTGTGGAGGTACCACTTCGCCACGGGCACCTGGCAGCAGATCCACACCGAGGGCTACATGCCCACTGAGCTGGCCTCCATGTCCG CCGTCTTGCACGGAAACAACCTGTTGGTGTTCGGCGGCACAGGGATTCCATTTGGTGAAAACAACGGAAACGACGTTCACGTCTGCAACGTGAAGTACAAACGATGGTCGCTGCTAAACTGTAGGGGGAAGAAACCAAACCGAATCTATGGACAG GCGATGGTCATCATAAACGGCTTCCTGTACGTGTTTGGGGGAACGACGGGCTACATCTACAGCACAGACCTCCACCGGCTGGACCTGACGACCCGCGAGTGGATCCACCTCAAGCCCAACAACCCCCCCGACGATCTCCCTGAGGAGAG aTACAGGCATGAAATAGCACACGACGGACAGAGGATATACATCCTGGGAGGTGGAACCTCCTGGACTTCCTACCCTTTAGACAAA ATACATGCATACAACTTGGAGACTAACTCCTGGGAAGAAATCGTTACGAAACCTCAGGAAAGAATAG GTTATCCTGCTCCAAGGAGGTGTCACAGCTGTGTACAGATTAAGAGTG atgtgttcaTATGTGGGGGCTACAATGGCGAGACAATCCAGGACGACCTGTGGAAGATCAGCCTGCAGACATTCCAGTGGACCAAGCTCCCCGCCATGATGCCAGAGCCTGCGTACTTCCACTGTGCTGCGGTCACGCCG GCGGGTTGTATGTACATCCACGGTGGTGTGGTCAACATCTACGAGAACCGGCGAACCGGCTCGCTCTTCAAGATCTGGCTGGTGGTGCCCAGCCTGCTGGAGCTGTGCTGGGAGCGGCTGCTCAAGGCCTTCCCCCACCTGCCGCACCTGTCCACCATGCAGCTGCTCAACCTGGGCCTCACGCAAGAACTGATCGAGCGGCTGAAATGA
- the klhdc10 gene encoding kelch domain-containing protein 10 isoform X1: protein MKSLNHCARSRPSSYMIEITTFPILVRCLRNVNINLLTVIHYGYTWHRVKLVSKFESVLLLNYFELCSKKRVRWLQARRILTQPCPSLRIPNRFLREGHRAPPARSGHRCVADQSNLYVFGGYNPDYDESGGSENDDYPLFRELWRYHFATGTWQQIHTEGYMPTELASMSAVLHGNNLLVFGGTGIPFGENNGNDVHVCNVKYKRWSLLNCRGKKPNRIYGQAMVIINGFLYVFGGTTGYIYSTDLHRLDLTTREWIHLKPNNPPDDLPEERYRHEIAHDGQRIYILGGGTSWTSYPLDKIHAYNLETNSWEEIVTKPQERIGYPAPRRCHSCVQIKSDVFICGGYNGETIQDDLWKISLQTFQWTKLPAMMPEPAYFHCAAVTPAGCMYIHGGVVNIYENRRTGSLFKIWLVVPSLLELCWERLLKAFPHLPHLSTMQLLNLGLTQELIERLK, encoded by the exons ATGAAGAGTTTAAATCATTGCGCaagaagtaggcctagcagCTACATGATTGAAATCACAACGTTCCCCATTTTGGTGAGGTGTCTTAGAAATGTAAATATTAACCTGTTGACTGTAATTCATTATGGATACACCTGGCATAGGGTGAAATTGGTGAGCAAGTTCGAGTCGGTCCTGCTCCTCAATTATTTTGAGCTTT GCTCTAAGAAGAGAGTCCGCTGGCTTCAGGCTCGACGCATCCTCACCCAACCTTGCCCCAGCCTGCGGATCCCTAACAGGTTTTTGAGAGAAG GCCACCGTGCCCCTCCCGCCCGAAGTGGCCACCGCTGCGTGGCAGACCAGAGCAACCTGTACGTCTTCGGTGGCTACAACCCGGACTACGACGAGTCGGGCGGCTCGGAGAACGATGACTACCCGCTCTTCCGTGAGCTGTGGAGGTACCACTTCGCCACGGGCACCTGGCAGCAGATCCACACCGAGGGCTACATGCCCACTGAGCTGGCCTCCATGTCCG CCGTCTTGCACGGAAACAACCTGTTGGTGTTCGGCGGCACAGGGATTCCATTTGGTGAAAACAACGGAAACGACGTTCACGTCTGCAACGTGAAGTACAAACGATGGTCGCTGCTAAACTGTAGGGGGAAGAAACCAAACCGAATCTATGGACAG GCGATGGTCATCATAAACGGCTTCCTGTACGTGTTTGGGGGAACGACGGGCTACATCTACAGCACAGACCTCCACCGGCTGGACCTGACGACCCGCGAGTGGATCCACCTCAAGCCCAACAACCCCCCCGACGATCTCCCTGAGGAGAG aTACAGGCATGAAATAGCACACGACGGACAGAGGATATACATCCTGGGAGGTGGAACCTCCTGGACTTCCTACCCTTTAGACAAA ATACATGCATACAACTTGGAGACTAACTCCTGGGAAGAAATCGTTACGAAACCTCAGGAAAGAATAG GTTATCCTGCTCCAAGGAGGTGTCACAGCTGTGTACAGATTAAGAGTG atgtgttcaTATGTGGGGGCTACAATGGCGAGACAATCCAGGACGACCTGTGGAAGATCAGCCTGCAGACATTCCAGTGGACCAAGCTCCCCGCCATGATGCCAGAGCCTGCGTACTTCCACTGTGCTGCGGTCACGCCG GCGGGTTGTATGTACATCCACGGTGGTGTGGTCAACATCTACGAGAACCGGCGAACCGGCTCGCTCTTCAAGATCTGGCTGGTGGTGCCCAGCCTGCTGGAGCTGTGCTGGGAGCGGCTGCTCAAGGCCTTCCCCCACCTGCCGCACCTGTCCACCATGCAGCTGCTCAACCTGGGCCTCACGCAAGAACTGATCGAGCGGCTGAAATGA